Proteins found in one Populus alba chromosome 14, ASM523922v2, whole genome shotgun sequence genomic segment:
- the LOC118041513 gene encoding phosphatidylinositol 4-kinase gamma 4 — protein MASGVVLSPIQSEPALSFNCMSGEPVPSPDESILIYLSVSGSVMPMRVLKSDSIESVKLRIQYYKGFVVKNQKLVCGGRELARSNSLVRDYGVTDGNVLHLVLRLRDLQVINVRTTSGKQLTFNVERGGDVGYVKQQIAKKEKEFDDLDEQEDVCEGEPLEDQRLIDDVCRYNNNNNDAAIHLLVRKSSKVRARPVEKNFELDIVASRLNDRENVSRQYDTSEENDRRGYEVDRGIVPRKPPDRDFLLEPIIVNPKIEFPSAIWDMVNATIDGLDVGFDPIRSMEGTGGAYFMQDSYGERFVSVFKPIDEEPMAVNNPRGLPLSADGEGLKKGTRVGEGAFREVAAYILDHPESGRRSLFGGSKGFAGVPPTLMIKCLHKGFNHPEGVTIKIGSLQMFMENNGSCEDMGPGAFPLKEVHKISVLDIRMANADRHAGNILLGKDQEDGQTVLIPIDHGYCLPESFEDCTFEWLYWPQARQPYDSKTIDYIKSLDAEEDIALLKFHGWDMPVECARTLHISTMLLKKGVERGLTPYAIGSIMCRETLKKESIIEEIVQEAQDSALPVTSEALFLETVSHIMDRRLDEIAELNF, from the exons atggCTTCAGGTGTGGTTTTAAGTCCAATTCAAAGTGAACCTGCTCTTTCCTTTAATTGCATGAGTGGGGAACCGGTTCCGTCCCCTGATGAGTCGATTTTGATTTATCTCTCTGTTTCGGGGTCTGTAATGCCAATGCGGGTGCTAAAGTCTGATTCTATTGAATCCGTAAAGTTACGGATTCAATATTATAAGGGGTTTGTTGTAAAGAACCAAAAATTGGTGTGTGGAGGCCGGGAGCTTGCCCGGAGCAATTCCCTTGTTCGTGATTATGGGGTCACAGATGGGAATGTTCTGCATTTGGTTCTTAGGCTTCGGGATCTTCAGGTTATAAATGTTAGGACTACAAGTGGGAAACAGTTGACATTTAATGTGGAGCGAGGGGGGGATGTTGGGTATGTGAAGCAACAGAttgcaaagaaagagaaggaatttGATGATCTTGATGAGCAAGAGGATGTTTGCGAGGGGGAGCCGCTTGAGGATCAAAGGCTGATTGATGATGTATgtagatataataataataacaatgatgcAGCAATTCATTTGTTAGTGAGGAAATCATCAAAAGTTAGGGCTAGGCCCGTGGAGAAGAATTTTGAATTGGATATTGTTGCGTCAAGATTGAATGATAGAGAGAATGTTAGCAGACAATATGACACTAGTGAAGAGAATGATAGGAGAGGTTATGAAGTTGATAGAGGGATTGTACCGAGAAAGCCTCCTGATAGGGATTTTTTATTGGAGCCAATTATTGTTAATCCCAAAATTGAATTTCCCTCTGCAATCTGGGATATGGTTAACGCTACCATTGATGGATTGGATGTTGGATTTGACCCGATCAGGTCTATGGAGGGTACTGGAGGGGCTTATTTCATGCAGGATTCATATGGAGAGaggtttgtttctgtttttaagCCAATTGACGAGGAACCTATGGCTGTGAACAACCCTCGAGGGCTGCCATTGTCTGCAGATGGTGAAGGTTTGAAAAAAGGTACAAGAGTTGGAGAAGGAGCTTTCAGGGAAGTTGCAGCTTACATTCTGGATCATCCAGAGAGTGGACGCAGATCTTTGTTTGGTGGAAGTAAGGGCTTTGCTGGGGTCCCGCCTACACTTATGATCAAGTGCTTGCACAAAGGTTTCAACCATCCAGAAGGTGTAACCATCAAGATTGGGTCCCTGCAGATGTTTATGGAGAACAATGGAAGCTGTGAGGATATGGGACCTGGGGCTTTCCCATTGAAGGAAGTCCATAAAATCTCCGTGTTGGATATTAGGATGGCCAACGCAGATAGGCATGCTGGGAATATTTTGTTGGGCAAAGATCAAGAAGATGGCCAGACTGTGCTGATTCCAATTGATCATGGATATTGCTTGCCTGAAAGT TTTGAAGACTGCACTTTTGAATGGCTTTATTGGCCCCAAGCTCGTCAACCTTATGACTCCAAGACCATTGACTACATAAAATCACTGGATGCTGAAGAGGATATCGCCCTTCTGAAGTTTCATGGATGGGACATGCCAGTTGAATGTGCACGCACTCTCCACATATCCACCATGCTCCTGAAGAAAGGAGTGGAGAGGGGGCTCACCCCTTATGCCATTGGAAGTATAATGTGCAGAGAGACCTTGAAGAAGGAATCTATTATTGAGGAGATTGTCCAAGAAGCACAGGATTCCGCGCTTCCTGTAACAAGTGAAGCTCTATTCCTTGAAACAGTATCACATATCATGGATCGCCGCCTTGATGAGATTGCTGAATTAAATTTCTGA